One genomic window of Leptospira paudalimensis includes the following:
- a CDS encoding MutS-related protein, which produces MSSIQRFLVGKKKITNDHFSTNPTYVFLSLRKNKYKSKIQFLSNRLRIVSVFRLSTFITFLFAISFCYLTKLTWKEYGVSLLPLFPFVYLVRLYSNRKSQLDFAKRTLQFIEEELLRLSGDFKKLKTRELWEYPIDVRNHPLSIDLDLCTKQGFLGVFDTTITKEGFHSYLFRFLQEPLEEKFAISDKSLVKTILTEKNKAFHLMRKFLVLEGEPNEKFEIPSTQFETNFWNKRNWLRWMFPIWGIFSPIYIVFGLLFDLPFLPLLLLTNGILFVSYRKDSTLIWKEIKTLSQSSVRFQKTFLFLSKERKFTKKMLSKIANLGDSSELLVSPLPHLVLNVLCLWDLWKIKTLQKWKQQYSFHWNELQNESIKIDSILPMVNFGFLNPEANFATINNGGTLTSNSLVHPMIPKTNRVFNPLPKMNPGDLMIVTGSNMSGKTTYMRSIAMSLLLAGSGAPVLGNGFEYPEFQIHTLIRSQDSMEDGVSFFYSEVRRLATIIHNADNSKKVPILFLDEILKGTNSKERYIATREILAVLREKKCIVFLTTHDLKLAEMNFAKRYHFTELETNGKMDFDYQIRDGVSGSTNALRILQNEGIPIRNDKEN; this is translated from the coding sequence GTGTCCTCGATACAGAGATTTCTCGTCGGGAAGAAGAAAATTACGAACGACCACTTTTCCACTAATCCAACTTATGTTTTCCTTTCTTTAAGGAAAAATAAATACAAATCCAAAATTCAGTTTTTATCCAATCGCCTTAGAATCGTTTCAGTTTTTCGATTATCTACTTTTATAACCTTTTTATTTGCGATTTCCTTTTGTTATCTAACCAAACTCACTTGGAAAGAATATGGAGTCTCACTTCTCCCGTTATTTCCTTTTGTATACCTGGTTCGATTGTATTCAAATCGGAAGTCACAATTGGATTTTGCCAAACGTACACTTCAATTTATAGAGGAAGAATTACTACGTCTTTCTGGAGATTTTAAAAAATTAAAAACTAGAGAACTTTGGGAATATCCAATTGATGTCAGAAATCATCCCTTATCCATTGATTTGGATCTTTGCACCAAACAAGGGTTTTTGGGAGTATTTGACACTACCATCACAAAAGAAGGTTTCCATTCCTATTTGTTCCGATTTTTACAAGAACCATTGGAAGAGAAGTTTGCCATTTCAGACAAATCCTTGGTCAAAACAATCCTAACAGAAAAAAACAAAGCATTCCATTTGATGAGAAAGTTTTTAGTATTAGAGGGAGAACCGAATGAAAAATTTGAGATCCCATCGACTCAATTCGAAACCAATTTTTGGAACAAACGAAATTGGCTACGTTGGATGTTTCCTATATGGGGAATTTTCTCACCAATTTATATCGTTTTTGGTTTGTTATTCGATTTACCTTTCCTACCTCTTTTGTTACTCACCAATGGAATTTTATTCGTAAGTTATCGAAAAGATTCTACTTTGATTTGGAAGGAAATTAAAACACTAAGCCAGTCATCCGTTCGTTTTCAAAAAACATTTTTATTTCTTTCGAAGGAAAGAAAATTCACAAAAAAAATGTTATCCAAAATTGCAAACCTCGGAGATTCTTCTGAACTTTTGGTTTCTCCCCTTCCACATTTGGTGCTAAATGTCCTTTGTTTGTGGGACCTATGGAAAATCAAAACCTTACAAAAATGGAAACAACAATATTCGTTTCATTGGAATGAATTACAAAACGAAAGCATTAAAATTGATTCCATTTTACCTATGGTCAATTTTGGATTTTTGAATCCAGAAGCAAACTTTGCAACAATCAACAATGGAGGAACTCTAACATCAAATTCACTTGTCCATCCAATGATTCCTAAAACAAATCGTGTTTTTAATCCATTACCAAAAATGAATCCAGGAGATTTGATGATTGTCACTGGATCCAATATGAGTGGAAAAACAACATACATGCGATCGATCGCCATGTCTTTGTTACTTGCTGGATCAGGGGCACCTGTATTAGGAAATGGTTTTGAATACCCAGAGTTTCAAATCCATACCTTAATTCGTTCACAAGACTCAATGGAAGATGGGGTTTCCTTCTTTTATTCAGAAGTCAGAAGACTTGCTACAATCATACACAATGCAGACAATTCCAAGAAGGTCCCAATTTTATTTTTAGATGAAATCTTAAAGGGAACAAATTCAAAAGAAAGGTACATCGCCACACGTGAAATTTTGGCAGTATTACGCGAAAAAAAATGCATTGTATTTTTAACGACACATGATCTCAAACTTGCCGAAATGAACTTTGCAAAACGATACCATTTCACTGAATTAGAAACCAATGGTAAAATGGATTTTGATTATCAGATTAGAGATGGAGTTTCTGGATCAACAAATGCTCTTCGGATTTTACAAAATGAAGGCATTCCCATTCGAAATGATAAGGAAAATTAA
- a CDS encoding SH3 domain-containing protein: MKKGFAILLFTLGFHIYAGDLKEDLKGASNDNDRISILSEMGKSGDSKYVKPVTEQLEKGESSKIRAQAALSLGELKAGINELQKAFDNDDVYVREAAIEALAKIGNVKSQSYFEKGVKDKSEKIRFSSVQGLSKVGRSGNAPIFRNAIEWKDKPTQLAAIRGLGNINAWDEWKFVKPFCSNQDKDFVMACLYSAGKFKTDESLLAIEGLLASQDTEISKEAFDAISNFKPAQVIPTLIRFKKSNPNHPNLADLSANLKKLKAAKQYAIINVSDRLNLRSKANERSEVITGLQGNSVVEIISREPRKYIITNSKGEEMEDFWYQVKTSDGKKGFLFGEYIQVVDSY, from the coding sequence GTGAAGAAAGGATTTGCAATTTTACTATTTACCTTGGGATTTCATATCTATGCTGGTGATCTAAAAGAAGATTTGAAAGGCGCATCAAATGATAATGACCGAATTTCAATTCTATCCGAAATGGGAAAATCTGGAGATTCTAAGTACGTTAAACCAGTCACAGAACAATTAGAGAAAGGGGAATCCAGTAAAATTAGAGCACAAGCTGCACTATCTTTAGGTGAACTAAAGGCTGGAATCAACGAATTACAAAAAGCTTTCGATAACGATGATGTCTATGTAAGAGAAGCAGCAATCGAGGCTCTTGCAAAAATCGGAAATGTAAAATCACAATCCTACTTTGAAAAAGGGGTAAAAGACAAAAGTGAAAAAATTCGTTTTTCTAGTGTCCAAGGATTATCTAAAGTTGGTCGCAGTGGTAATGCACCCATCTTCCGAAATGCAATTGAATGGAAAGATAAACCTACTCAACTAGCAGCGATTCGGGGATTGGGAAACATTAATGCATGGGATGAATGGAAGTTTGTAAAACCATTTTGTTCAAACCAAGATAAAGATTTTGTCATGGCATGTTTGTACAGTGCTGGTAAGTTTAAAACAGATGAGTCTTTATTAGCAATTGAAGGATTACTTGCAAGCCAAGACACTGAAATAAGCAAAGAAGCATTTGATGCAATTTCCAATTTTAAACCTGCTCAAGTCATTCCAACATTAATTCGATTCAAAAAGTCGAACCCTAATCATCCAAATCTAGCAGATCTTAGTGCAAACTTAAAAAAATTAAAAGCTGCAAAACAATATGCGATTATCAATGTATCGGATCGTTTGAATTTACGTTCCAAAGCGAATGAACGATCAGAAGTGATCACTGGATTACAAGGAAATTCTGTAGTCGAAATTATATCCAGAGAACCAAGGAAGTACATCATCACCAATAGCAAAGGTGAAGAAATGGAAGATTTTTGGTACCAAGTCAAAACAAGCGATGGTAAAAAAGGATTTTTATTCGGCGAATATATCCAAGTGGTAGATAGTTATTAA
- a CDS encoding AsmA family protein, with product MKLSLRDTIKGVIGKTLLTFIFVISMTMFFILYPLLADPDYYKNLILESTYKMTQLNVNYKSSEPVFFPFPGIELNEVTVSKVDDEIIHVQKLRIEIYYGVFVGKPLELRKIYLNTGTIEITREKDESFPLFEKLSEQSLEETTLSSKNKSKVQTDNQKDTSEELYFSKTFVNLVNQIEIKNITILFDDKLYSRKINLYLWGTTLHIDHDLRNIDFYLYGKLNNEPITFSVDFLFTEDKLTYETLRLEGEFQFQNVKGIDLHDILIIFTRGDLRFVKTSGTIPFYKRDESKIYAVVDQLHVQDLALKDGKTFADGHVSTLINYDSNEDKLSFANIIVEWKGKSKLYGSGYVNFLKPPLSPTVSFEGSSDYLDVPSLIKVCKIWIDPDFEKSILTRGLPNTGYVNRMNVYLNFHFRNLTIVDFKADSLKLNVHYAKRKLNINRYELKVYDGDIIGTGEYRWLQPVGLTLKGEIKHVSIAPVLSDIFKISPITGSIDSDFVIHSPSDTEDGLVDNLQIIGNINAKNGELLSYTNILKPISSIGSVINLKKIDFSRATPYNELKFDFQYANENIEIKNFALKADGIAGSGGGKIGFNKAIDMKFTIAFPGVAGKALKLPIIYRGTYGVSSPFIDPIWLGSVYAGTIFLASPAGAAVGGIAGSAMSEYVNRAVENVTGGVQKSWKGIKSMFGGKEEEEKKEENTKEKSP from the coding sequence GTGAAATTATCTTTAAGAGATACAATCAAAGGTGTAATCGGGAAAACACTCTTAACATTTATCTTTGTCATATCAATGACAATGTTTTTTATTTTGTATCCACTGTTAGCTGATCCTGATTATTACAAAAATTTAATTCTTGAGTCTACGTATAAAATGACTCAACTCAATGTGAATTATAAAAGTTCAGAGCCTGTATTTTTCCCTTTCCCGGGTATTGAGTTAAATGAAGTTACAGTTTCTAAAGTTGATGATGAAATTATCCACGTCCAAAAATTGCGTATTGAAATCTATTACGGGGTATTTGTTGGTAAACCATTAGAGTTAAGAAAAATATATTTAAATACAGGCACAATTGAAATCACCAGAGAAAAAGATGAATCATTTCCATTATTTGAAAAACTTTCGGAACAATCTTTAGAAGAAACAACTTTATCATCTAAAAACAAATCTAAAGTTCAAACAGATAATCAAAAAGATACATCTGAAGAACTCTATTTTTCCAAAACGTTTGTTAATTTAGTAAATCAAATTGAAATTAAGAACATTACGATTTTATTCGATGACAAACTCTATTCTCGAAAAATTAATTTATACCTTTGGGGCACAACGCTTCATATAGACCATGATTTACGGAACATTGATTTTTATTTGTATGGAAAATTAAATAATGAACCTATAACTTTCAGTGTCGATTTTCTTTTTACGGAAGATAAATTAACCTATGAAACTTTAAGATTAGAAGGTGAGTTCCAATTTCAAAACGTAAAAGGTATCGATTTACACGATATTTTAATCATTTTTACAAGAGGTGATTTACGATTTGTAAAAACATCAGGTACAATCCCATTTTATAAAAGAGATGAATCTAAAATTTATGCTGTAGTAGACCAATTACATGTACAAGACTTGGCATTAAAAGATGGTAAAACGTTTGCCGATGGTCACGTATCGACACTTATCAATTATGATAGTAACGAAGATAAATTGTCTTTTGCAAATATCATAGTAGAATGGAAGGGAAAGTCAAAACTGTATGGATCAGGTTACGTAAACTTTTTAAAACCTCCACTTTCACCGACTGTTTCATTTGAAGGATCTTCCGATTACTTGGATGTCCCTAGTCTCATTAAAGTTTGTAAAATTTGGATCGATCCCGATTTTGAAAAATCAATCCTTACCCGTGGTTTACCAAATACTGGATATGTAAATCGAATGAATGTTTATTTGAACTTTCATTTTCGAAATCTAACCATAGTTGATTTTAAAGCAGATTCATTAAAATTAAATGTTCATTATGCAAAACGAAAATTAAACATCAATCGATACGAATTAAAAGTATATGATGGAGATATAATCGGTACTGGCGAATATCGTTGGCTACAACCTGTTGGACTTACTTTAAAAGGTGAAATTAAACATGTTTCGATTGCGCCAGTTTTATCAGACATTTTTAAAATATCTCCCATTACTGGAAGTATCGATTCGGATTTTGTAATCCATTCACCTTCTGATACCGAAGATGGTTTGGTTGATAATTTACAAATCATCGGGAATATTAATGCAAAAAATGGAGAGTTATTGAGTTATACAAACATTTTAAAACCCATTAGTTCTATAGGTAGTGTTATCAATTTAAAGAAAATCGATTTTAGTAGAGCTACCCCATATAATGAACTCAAATTCGATTTTCAGTATGCAAATGAAAACATTGAAATCAAAAATTTTGCCTTAAAAGCAGATGGCATAGCAGGTTCAGGTGGTGGAAAAATTGGATTTAACAAAGCCATTGATATGAAGTTTACGATTGCTTTTCCTGGTGTTGCTGGTAAGGCATTAAAACTTCCCATTATTTACCGAGGAACTTATGGAGTTTCTTCACCATTCATTGATCCTATTTGGTTAGGTTCGGTGTATGCAGGCACAATTTTTTTAGCAAGCCCTGCAGGAGCAGCCGTTGGAGGTATAGCTGGATCTGCTATGTCTGAATATGTCAACCGAGCAGTGGAAAATGTGACAGGTGGAGTACAAAAGAGTTGGAAAGGAATTAAATCAATGTTTGGTGGCAAGGAAGAAGAAGAGAAAAAAGAAGAAAACACCAAAGAGAAATCTCCTTAG
- a CDS encoding ABC transporter ATP-binding protein, whose translation MLNVTDLVVSYKQSQSLSFSTKRLVAVDSVNFSIPKGKILGLVGESGCGKSTIGRAILSLLPIDKGSIQFEDQDITNISKEEQKLLRRKIQVVFQDPYSSLNPRFTIEEIITEGLQIHFPKLSLAEKKEKAIKALSEVSLPVDILHRYPHEFSGGQRQRIAIARALILEPNLVVCDEAVSALDISTQAQVINNLLFLREKYGLSYLFISHDLNIVKHVSDRIAVMYLGQIVEEGSRDEISNNPLHPYTKALFSASFDLKQRNKISKPLVGEIPSIMNQPKGCRFHTRCPIAKEICKSEEPKEIYPSELHRVKCHFPML comes from the coding sequence GTGCTTAATGTAACGGACTTAGTTGTTTCTTACAAACAATCCCAATCTCTTTCCTTTTCTACTAAACGCCTGGTGGCAGTCGATTCTGTAAATTTTTCCATTCCGAAAGGAAAAATATTGGGACTTGTTGGTGAGTCGGGTTGTGGAAAATCAACTATCGGCCGTGCCATTCTTTCTCTACTGCCAATTGACAAAGGTTCTATTCAATTTGAAGACCAAGATATCACAAACATTTCAAAAGAAGAACAAAAACTTTTGAGACGAAAAATCCAAGTTGTTTTCCAAGACCCTTATTCTTCATTAAACCCCCGTTTCACGATAGAAGAAATCATTACAGAAGGTTTACAAATTCATTTTCCAAAATTGAGTTTGGCTGAGAAAAAAGAAAAAGCAATCAAAGCTTTATCAGAAGTTAGTTTACCAGTGGACATCTTACATCGGTACCCACATGAATTCAGCGGAGGACAAAGGCAAAGGATCGCCATTGCTCGTGCATTAATCTTAGAACCAAATTTAGTCGTATGTGATGAAGCTGTATCTGCTTTGGATATATCCACACAAGCCCAAGTCATTAATAACCTTCTTTTTTTAAGAGAAAAATATGGATTATCCTATTTATTCATATCACATGACTTAAATATCGTAAAACATGTTTCAGATCGGATTGCCGTGATGTACTTAGGCCAAATCGTAGAAGAAGGGAGCCGGGATGAAATCAGCAATAATCCTCTCCACCCATATACAAAGGCTTTATTTTCCGCTAGTTTTGATTTAAAACAAAGAAACAAAATTTCAAAACCTCTTGTTGGGGAAATCCCAAGTATTATGAACCAACCAAAAGGTTGCCGGTTTCATACAAGGTGTCCGATTGCAAAAGAGATTTGCAAATCAGAAGAGCCAAAGGAAATTTATCCTTCGGAACTACATCGTGTGAAATGTCACTTTCCGATGTTATGA
- a CDS encoding ABC transporter ATP-binding protein: protein MNPNEKAIEVMDLSVQIKTDDGTLPIVSGISFHLNKGETLALVGESGCGKSITCLALTKLLPSNTTIYPTGSILFEGNNLLESSSEKLRSVRGREIAYVFQEPFSSLNPLHKIGDQLIESFLLHGLGSKEEAEKKAIYLLERVGITDAKHRLEQYPNQFSGGMLQRVCIAMALMCDPKILIADEPTSAIDVTIQLQLIELLKELRKEHGMSVLFISHDIGLVSHIADRIAVMYAGKIVEQGSVDMVIDSPKHPYTKALISAYPTHENIGKKLVTIEGIVPSPKSYPSGCRFHTRCKEKLEICNASIPKPTVVSDSQTVECFLYGGKESA, encoded by the coding sequence ATGAACCCCAATGAGAAAGCCATTGAAGTAATGGATCTCAGTGTCCAAATCAAAACGGATGATGGAACATTGCCAATTGTCAGCGGAATTAGTTTTCACTTAAACAAAGGGGAAACATTGGCACTTGTCGGTGAATCCGGCTGCGGAAAATCCATTACTTGTTTGGCATTAACGAAATTATTGCCTTCTAACACTACCATTTATCCAACGGGTTCCATCTTGTTTGAAGGAAACAATTTATTAGAATCTTCCAGTGAAAAACTAAGGTCTGTTCGTGGAAGGGAAATTGCGTATGTATTCCAAGAACCTTTTTCTTCTCTCAATCCATTACACAAAATTGGCGACCAGTTAATTGAAAGTTTTTTATTACATGGACTTGGTTCTAAAGAAGAAGCTGAAAAAAAGGCAATTTATCTATTGGAACGAGTTGGAATCACAGATGCAAAACATCGATTGGAACAGTATCCTAACCAATTTTCTGGTGGGATGTTACAAAGAGTTTGTATTGCCATGGCACTGATGTGTGATCCAAAAATTCTGATCGCAGATGAACCTACAAGTGCTATCGATGTCACCATCCAACTCCAGTTAATCGAATTACTGAAAGAACTAAGAAAAGAACATGGAATGTCAGTTTTATTTATATCACATGATATTGGTCTAGTGAGTCATATTGCAGACCGAATTGCAGTAATGTATGCAGGTAAAATTGTGGAACAAGGAAGTGTGGATATGGTGATAGATTCACCTAAACACCCTTATACCAAAGCCTTAATCTCTGCATATCCAACTCATGAAAATATTGGAAAAAAATTAGTTACCATTGAAGGAATTGTTCCCTCACCAAAATCGTATCCTAGTGGTTGTCGGTTTCACACTCGTTGTAAAGAAAAATTAGAAATTTGTAATGCATCAATCCCGAAACCAACAGTAGTGTCTGACTCGCAAACAGTGGAATGTTTTTTATATGGAGGAAAAGAAAGTGCTTAA
- a CDS encoding ABC transporter permease subunit, whose product MKFISNPANIRKWEKFKKNKRAYYSLLVLFYTYLISLFSPLLINNKPLFVLYEGSVSFPIFLFYPETKFGGNNLTEPNYKKLNREPRFQDSSNRMVFPPIPFGVNEDNLDSLEEGTNPPSKPTFRHWMGTDDRGRDVFTRIVYGYRLAMTFSLILIVVEILLASFIGGVQGYFVGRLDLFLQRIIEILSAIPFLYLILIMGSFFGRGFLVLIVTYGSLSWIGLSYYMRGEFLKLRKQQFVDAAKTLGASPYSIIMRHMLPNSLTPLVTFLPFILISAISVLSALDFLGYGIPAPNPSWGELIGQGRERLTAWWLITFPSVALFLTILFSAFVGEGLRDAFDPKDKVVYE is encoded by the coding sequence CGTAAGTGGGAAAAATTCAAAAAAAATAAAAGAGCCTATTATTCATTACTTGTACTCTTTTATACATATCTTATTTCTTTGTTTTCCCCACTTCTCATTAACAACAAACCATTGTTTGTATTGTATGAAGGTTCGGTTTCGTTTCCCATTTTCCTGTTTTATCCAGAAACCAAATTTGGTGGGAATAATTTAACGGAACCAAATTATAAAAAGTTAAATCGAGAACCAAGGTTCCAAGATTCTTCCAATCGAATGGTGTTCCCACCAATCCCATTTGGTGTGAATGAAGATAATTTAGATAGTTTAGAAGAAGGAACAAATCCTCCTTCCAAACCAACATTTCGGCATTGGATGGGGACAGATGACCGTGGGCGTGACGTTTTCACGCGTATTGTTTATGGGTACCGATTGGCGATGACATTTAGTTTGATCCTCATCGTCGTTGAAATTTTACTCGCTTCCTTTATTGGTGGGGTTCAAGGTTATTTTGTTGGAAGATTGGATTTATTTTTGCAAAGGATCATTGAAATTCTATCAGCAATTCCATTCCTCTACTTGATCCTCATCATGGGTTCTTTTTTTGGTAGGGGATTTTTGGTTTTAATCGTCACTTATGGATCACTCAGTTGGATTGGACTTAGTTATTATATGCGAGGTGAGTTTTTAAAGCTCCGCAAACAACAGTTTGTTGATGCTGCAAAAACTTTGGGCGCCTCTCCCTATTCCATCATTATGCGTCATATGTTACCAAATTCACTTACACCACTTGTTACCTTTTTACCATTCATTTTGATCTCAGCAATTTCTGTTTTATCAGCTTTGGACTTTTTGGGTTATGGAATCCCTGCTCCTAATCCATCTTGGGGTGAACTTATTGGGCAAGGAAGAGAACGTTTAACTGCTTGGTGGCTCATTACCTTTCCATCGGTTGCCTTATTTCTAACGATATTGTTCTCTGCTTTTGTGGGAGAGGGTTTACGAGATGCTTTTGATCCAAAAGATAAGGTGGTTTACGAATGA